In Apium graveolens cultivar Ventura chromosome 10, ASM990537v1, whole genome shotgun sequence, the following are encoded in one genomic region:
- the LOC141691307 gene encoding uncharacterized protein LOC141691307 encodes MVPVEVGAGSLRRDLFVEENAEVNQRIHLDLLDESRMNSQLKLAAYQQRIARYFNKKVKSVPYKVGDLLLQKVMPNTKITQHGVLGANWEGPYKVMAILWKGTYRLEDLDGKFIPRAWNAEHLRKYYQVGCGFGPSFLWLIPM; translated from the coding sequence ATGGTTCCCGTAGAGGTAGGAGCCGGATCTCTACGGAGGGATTTGTTCGTTGAGGAAAATGCAGAAGTTAATCAAAGGATCCACTTGGATTTACTAGATGAATCTAGAATGAATTCCCAATTGAAGCTCGCTGCATATCAGCAGAGAATTGCAAGGTATTTCAATAAGAAGGTGAAGTCCGTGCCTTATAAGGTGGGAGATCTTTTGTTGCAAAAAGTTATGCCAAATACTAAAATAACTCAGCATGGAGTACTTGGAGCTAACTGGGAAGGACCATATAAGGTCATGGCTATACTTTGGAAGGGAACTTACCGCTTGGAAGATTTGGATGGAAAGTTTATCCCCCGGGCTTGGAATGCCGAGCACTTGCGGAAGTATTATCAGGTAGGGTGTGGCTTTGGCCCCTCATTTCTATGGTTGATTCCTATGTAA
- the LOC141691308 gene encoding uncharacterized protein LOC141691308, with product MRKDFVWTSECEEAFLKIKEQLGNPPMLAKPEDGETLILYLAVSEYSVSLVLVKEEGGHQSSGYYVSKRLLDAETRYTNMEKLLYALVLAAREPRPYFQAHRKEVRTAYPLRHILYKTESYGRMLKWAVELGQFDLEYCPRTAIKGQALANFILEFNSEVDNKAIVLAEPSSQGNPPVDVREEFPHPWWILHVDGAVNNNGAGAEIILVTPEGHHLMCAIHFKFYVTNNDAEYEALINGLKIALEVGVVNLIAQSDSELVVNQVNGGFQARGPWTELYMRCVQHLLERFGNARMEGVPREENSNADALAKMGSQMDSVLLGQIPLGIQEIPSMP from the coding sequence ATGAGAAAGGATTTCGTGTGGACCTCAGAATGTGAAGAGGCTTTTCTGAAAATCAAGGAGCAGTTGGGAAATCCTCCTATGTTAGCCAAACCAGAAGATGGGGAAACGTTGATTCTTTACTTGGCAGTCTCAGAATACTCTGTCAGCTTGGTGTTGGTGAAAGAAGAAGGGGGTCACCAGTCTTCGGGATACTATGTGAGCAAAAGGTTGCTAGATGCAGAGACCAGATACACCAACATGGAAAAGTTGTTGTACGCCCTTGTCCTAGCGGCACGAGAGCCAAGGCCGTACTTTCAGGCTCATCGGAAAGAGGTCCGCACCGCTTACCCCCTCaggcatattttatataagaCGGAGTCATATGGAAGGATGCTAAAGTGGGCAGTAGAATTGGGACAGTTCGACCTAGAATATTGCCCCCGCACAGCAATCAAGGGGCAGGCATTGGCTAATTTCATACTCGAGTTCAATTCTGAGGTAGATAATAAGGCTATAGTGTTGGCAGAACCTTCCTCACAAGGGAATCCCCCTGTTGACGTGAGAGAAGAGTTCCCACACccttggtggatcttgcatgtcGATGGGGCTGTGAATAATAATGGAGCAGGAGCCGAGATTATTTTGGTCACCCCGGAAGGGCATCATCTGATGTGTGCCATTCACTTCAAGTTTTACGTCACTAACAATGACGCTGAGTATGAAGCATTAATAAATGGTTTGAAGATAGCTCTGGAGGTGGGGGTTGTGAACTTGATCGCTCAGAGTGACTCAGAGTTAGTAGTAAACCAAGTCAATGGAGGTTTTCAGGCTCGAGGACCTTGGACAGAGTTATATATGAGATGTGTGCAACATCTACTGGAAAGGTTTGGAAATGCCAGGATGGAAGGTGTACCGAGGGAAGAAAATAGCAATGCAGATGCGTTGGCAAAGATGGGTTCACAAATGGACAGCGTTCTACTTGGGCAAATTCCTTTGGGGATCCAAGAAATTCCAAGTATGCCATAG